Genomic window (Streptomyces sp. LX-29):
CGAGGTCTTCGCCTCCGGCACGCCCGAGGAGCTCTACGACCGCCACCTGGCGCGCGTCGCCCGCATCGCGCGGCGCGTCACGGGCGCCGAGCCGGGACCCGAGCTGCGCGTGGAGACGGACTACAACTACTACGCGGACACGGTCGCCGGGCCCGGCTGGTTCCTGGCCGGCGACGCCGCCGCCTTCTTCGACCCGATCTTCTCCGCCGGCGCGTTCCTCGCCATGACCACCGGCAAGGCCGCCGCCGAGGCGGTGCACCGGCTGCTGGACGCCCCGGAGGAGGCCGCGCCGGCCCAGGAGGCGTACGCGTCCTTCTACAAGACCGGCTACGACATGTACGCCCGGCTCATCCACGCCTACTACGACCACACCTACAGCCTGCGCTCCTTCCTGAAATCCATGGGAATGGAGATAGAGGGCGCGGTCATCGACAACACGTGGTTCGTACGGCTCGTCAGTGGGGATTTCTGGACCGACGGCAATCCGCTGAACGAGCTGCTGCGCGGGGAATCCCGATGGGACACGTTCGCTCCCTTCGAGCGCGTCCGGAAGTGCCCGTTCTACAGCGGTTGAGTGTCATGTCTGGGTCACCGCGGCGAAGTCGCTTTTACCGACACGGGGGTTGATAGCACATGGACAGTCATCTGATCGTCACGCTGCTCTTGGATCTGGCGTTAATCGTCGTTCTGGCGCGCGTCTTCGGCGCGGCGGCGCGACGGCTGAAACAACCGGCGGTGATCGGCGAGGTGTTCGCCGGCATCCTGGTCGGCCCCACCCTCTTCGACGGCTGGATAGCCGACAACCTCTTCCCCGCCGAGGCGCGTCCCTTCCTCTCGGCCCTGGCGCAGGTCGGCGTCGCGGTCTTCATGTTCGTCGTCGGCCTGGAGGTCGACCGCACCCTGCTGCGCAACCGCGGCCGGATCGCCGCCAGCGTCTCCCTCACCTCGATCGCGCTGCCGTTCTCACTCGGCCTGCTGCTGGCGCTGTACCTGGTCGACCGCCACCAGAGCCCGGACGACCTGGGCTTCGTGCTGTTCATGGGCGCGGCCATGTCGATCACGGCGTTCCCGGTGCTGGCCCGCATCCTCACCGACCGGGGCCTGCACCGCACCGCGCTCGGCGGCCTCGCGCTGGCCTGCGCGACCATCGACGACGTGCTGGCCTGGTCGCTGCTGGCGGTCGTGGTCACGGTGATCGGCGCCGACGCCGAGCAGTGGCGGATCCTGCTGGTGCTGCCCTACGTCGCGGCCATGGTCACCGTCGTGCCGCCGCTGCTGCGCCGGCTGATGGCGCGGGGGAAGCCGGGGACGGGCGAGGAGCACGCCCGGGCGCGGGTGCTGGCGGTGGCGCTGGCGGGCCTGCTGGCCTCCGCCGCGGCGACCGAGTGGATGGGCCTGCACTTCATCTTCGGCGCGTTCCTCTTCGGCGCCGTCATCCCGCGCGACAGCTTCGAGTGGGCGCACCGCGCGGTGGTGGAGGGGCTCGGCCAGATCAGCACCGTCCTGCTGCTGCCGGTCTTCTTCGTCGTCGCCGGGCTCAAGGTCGACCTGTCCGGCCTGGACGCCGGTCGACTGGGCGAGCTGGCGCTGATCCTGCTGGTGGCCATCGGCGGCAAGTTCTGCGGCGCGTACCTGGCGGCACGGGCCCATGGGGTGGCCCAGCGGCAGGCCGCGGCGCTCGGCGCCCTGATGAACACCCGCGGGCTCACCGAGCTGATCATCCTCAGCGTGGGGCTCCAACTGGGCGTCCTGGACCAGAGCCTGTACTCCCTGATGGTGGTCATGGCCGTGGTCACCACCGCCATGGCCGGTCCGCTGCTCCAGGCCATCTACCCGGACCGGCTGGTCCAGCGGGAGCTCGACGTGCTCAGCCGGCCCAGCCGGCGTGAGCGGCGCGAGGCCCGGGCGGAGCGCGCCGCGCGGTAGCGGCCGTTCACGGGCCGGGGGCGAGCCGGTCGTGCGGGGCGGGTGACGGGCCGGGCGGGAGGTGACGTAGGCCACGATCTCGCCGCGGCGGATACGCGTGCTGTGACGGCGCGACTACGATCACGCACGACCGCGCTCAACTCTCTGGGGGCTCAAGGACATGGCGAAACCGGGGGTTCGGACAAAGCTGGCGTCGATGGCGGCGCTCCCGGCGGCTCCGCTGTACGGGGCCGCCCTGTCGTACCTCGTCTACCACCCGCCCCGTCGGCCCCACCACAAGAAGCCGGCCGACCTGGGTCTGACCAGCTCCGACGTGGTGGTGCCGCTGAACGGCGACACGGGCCGGGGCATCCATGTGTGGCTCTGCCCCGGTGATCCGGGCCGGGTGGTGGTGATGGGCCACGGGTTGGGGCTGAGCAAGTCCGCCAGCCTCGCCCAGGCCAAGCTGCTCAACGACGCCGGCTACACCGTCGCCCTCTTCGACCACCGCAACCACGGCAAGAGCGGCGCCGACCGTGCGTGCTGGTCGATGAGCGACCGGCACACCGCGGACGTCGTCGCGGTCGTCCGACACATGCGCGCCCGCCCGGAGCACGCCACCGCGCGGATCGCCGTCTACGGCTTCTCCATCTCCACCTTCCCCTCGCTGTACATGCTGCGGAAGGCGGACGAGTGCCCTGTCGACGCGGTGGTCTTCGACAGCGGCCCGGCGGTCGACCTGCGCCCGCTGTTCCGCAACTTCATCGCGGCGGGCGGACTTCCGGTGCCCCGCCCGCTGCGGACCGGCTCCGCCGGGCGGACGCTGGAGAAGGTGTTCTCCTCCGTCGCCACGGCCATGCTGCGGGTGCAGTGGCCCCCGCCGGTGACCGGTGCGTACGAGAGCACCCCCATGCTGTTCCTGACCGGCGAGCGGGACTCCATCATCCCCGCGCCCGCGGTGCGCGGCCTCGCCGAGCGCTTCCCGCGCGCGGAGGTCCACGAGCTGCCCGACACCGAGCATCTGCTGGGGATCAAGACGCATCCGAAGGTCTACGCCGAGACGGTGCTGGACTTCCTCCAGCGCACCCTCAAGGGCTGAGACGGGACACGCTTGGGCTCCCCCGCCCCCGTTACGCGGGGGAGACCAAGACCGTGCCCAGGGAGCCCGCTGCGCCGGCGGGCCCCATGGAATTGATGGCTCCATCCTGCGGCACGCGCGCCCCCAGCCGAAGGACTCTGTCACCAACCTGCCAATTCACCCGGCGTGGGCCCCGTGACGCGGAGCGGACCCCTGCCCCGCCACGCCGCCCCGAAGCCGCCGCCCCGGGCTCCGCCCGGGTTCCGTGGCAGATGGGGCGTCGCCCCACACGGTGGGGGTCGCTCCGGGCTCCGCCCGCAACCCGTGCGTGCGCGTCCGGGCTTCGCCCGGGGCCCGTGGCCGGGGGGCGGCACCTGACCCCGCCACCACGGCGCCGAAGCCGCCGTTCCGGGCTTCGCCCGGTCCCGTGGCGAGGGCGGGCGCCTGATCCCGCCGCGACGGCGCGTCACCACGACGCCGGAGCCCGGCGGTGCCGAACCGGGCGTGGCCCCCGGGGTCCCCGGCCGATGGGGCACCTGACCGGTGCCGACGCCACACGCGGTGGGGGCCCTCCGGGCTCCGCCCGGAACCGGCGTGGTGGGCTCGTCCCGGGCTCCGCCCGGAACTCGCACCGTGGGCACAGGGCCGGGCTCCGCCCGGGAAGGCGCGGCGCCATCCCGTCGAGACGGCGCGCCCCCGGGCGCCCTACGCCTCTGAGGCGCCCCATTCGGTCACCGTCACCTCGTCGCCCACGGCCAGCTTCCCCGGCCGTACGACCGAGAACTTCGTGCCGAAGACGATGCCGCCGGCCGCGGTGCGGCGGTAGTGGGCGAGGGTGCGCAGCGGCTCGGGGCCGGCCTTGACGCCCCGTGTCTGGTCGACCATGGTGACGGCGCAGCGGACGGCGAGCTTGAGGTAGCCCAGTTCGGCGTTACCGGCGAGGACCCGGCGGGCCCGGTCCTCCCAGTGCGGCTCCGCGAGTTCCACGGGGTCCGCGGAACGGGTGTCGACCACCACGTTGGGCCGGAAGCGGTCCATCGGCAGCGAGGGGGAGCCGGCCGCCCGGAGCCGTCGGTCGAGCTCGTCCATGCTCGCGCGGGAGAGCACGAGCAGCGCGCCGCTGTCGGCGTAGCCGGCGGTGCCGGGGATCCAGCCGTCGGTGACCCGTCCGTGGTCCCGCGGCACCCGCACCAGCCGGCTCGGGGCGCCGAGCAGCTCGGAGAACCAGGCGGCGGCGTCCGGGCCCTGGTCGATGCCCCGGTAGGGCTTGTCGAACATCTCCACCGCGCGCGGGGCGGAGTGGCTGTCCACCGCGATCCGCAGCGGCGTCATGCCCGGCGCGTTCAGGGTGAGCCGCTCGCCGTCGGCACTGATCTCGGGGCGCACCACCGCGAGGAGCGGCTCGCGTCGCTGGCTGCGGAAGACGCCGTCCTCGCTGACCACCATGAAGCTGCGGTCGTATGCCAGTCCCGCCGGTGTGAGCAGGGATTCGGTGAGCGGAATTCCGGCACACCCCTTGATGGGGTAGGAGATCAGATCGACGACTTTCACCATCACCCCACTGTACAGCCGGGTAAGGGGCGCCGACCGAGGTGGCCCCTTCGGTCGGCGGACGTTCAACCGCCGTATGCCCGCCCACGGTTGGGCCGCGCTCTCCCGTATGTCGTCAAGGCCGTCTCAGGGCCCGATAACTGCCGCTCTTACTGCCGCATTTACTGCCGGTCGGGGGATGACCCACGCAGTAGATTTCCCAGCACGTAGGACCGCATAACGGGGGAGTGACATGGGAGTGAGTACCGAAGAAATCAAGGCGCACTACGACGTGGTCATCATGGGCGGTGGCCCGGGTGGATCGACGCTGGGCGCGCTGCTGGCGCGGGACAGCGACCTGAGCGTCGCGATTATCGAGAAAGAGGAGTTCCCGCGCGAGCACATCGGTGAGTCCTTCGCGCACCCGCTCATACCGGTGCTGGAGGAGAGCGGCGCGCTGCCCAAGGTGCTGGCCTCCGACTGTTGGGTCCAGAAGTACGGCGGAATCTTCAACTGGGACCCCAGCGGGCCCTCGGTGGCCCTCTTCGACCACGCCAACTGGGCGGTGGACGGGATCTACCGCTGGGCGATGCACGTCAACCGCTCCGAGTTCGACAAGATCCTGCTCGACCACGCCAAGGACACCGGCGTCGAGGTCTTCGAGGGGGTGTCGGTCTCCTCCTGCACCCCGCGCGAGGGCGGCTGCGACGTGCTGCTCAAGGACGGTCGGCAGATCTCCGCGGGCTATTTCGTCGACGCCTCCGGGCGCCGCAACAGCATCGTGGCCAAGAAGAAGCGGCAGTGGCTCTCCGGCTACCGCAACATCGCCATCTGGCAGCACTACACCGGCGGCCGGTTCGCGCAGACCCTGCCCGGCGACTGGAACGTCTTCCGCGAGGAGAACCTCTCGCCCATCGGCTGCTTCGCCTTCCAGGACGGCTGGTGCTGGTACATCCCGGTGCCGAAGATCATCGACGGGGAGCGGAAGCTCACCCACTCGATCGGCATGGTGACCCTGCCGGAGATCCTCAAGGAGCCGGGCAAGGACTTCACCGACCCGGAGATCTTCCTGCGCACGGTCCAGCAGGTGCCGATGCTCAAGGACCTGATCCAGGACGTGACGCCGGTGATGAGCGACCGGATGCTCACCGCCACCAACTACTCCATGATCAACGACCGGTTCGCCGACTTCGACGAGCGCTGGGTGCTGCTCGGCGACGCCTCGTACTTCGTGGACCCGCTGTTCTCCTCCGGCGTGGCCTTCGCCGCCGCCCAGGCGTCCGCCACCGCCGCGCTGCTCCGGCACACCGCCGAGTCCTCGCTGCCCGAGGAGGACAAGCGCGGCCTGTGGCGGGACTACGACACGGAGTGGCACGGCATGGCGGAGACCTTCGCGCTCTCCATCGACCAGTGGTACCACGCCATCGGCAAGAGCCACCCGGACAGCGTCTACTGGTCCTCGCGCGGCGGCGCCGACGAGGCCGCCGCCAACCGCGAGCAGACCTTCCAGGCGCTGCTGAACACCGCCTTCACCCCGGATCTGCTCCAGGTGCTCAGCAAGGGCAGCCGGAAGGTGGACGACCTGGAGCACGAGGGCCCGTACATGCGCGCCTACGGGCTGGCGGCGGCCGCGGAGCCGGACAAGGAGGCGCTGATCTCCCTGGCGGCCGGCGTGGAGATGCGGTCGAGCGTGGGGCTGGACGTGCCCGGCTTCAAGGCGTTCATCCCGCCCGAGCCCCTGGAGTTCCCGGAGGAGGCCAAGTCGGCCATCGCCACGTACTGGAAGGATCCGGTGGCCAACGGGCACCTGGTGAGCTCGCCGCTGGCCGAGCCCATCGCCTGCCACCGCTTCTTCTTCACCGCGGACCCGGAGCGCGTCCAGATCCGCTCGGTCGAGGGCCGGGACGGCGGCGCCGAGCTGTGGGAGCTGCTGGGTGAGGGCCCCAAGCCCTGGCGCGAGCTGACCGCGCTGCTGACCGACGCACAACAGCGGCTGGCCCGACGGCTGCTGCGAGCGGGGATGTTGGAGGCCCGAGAGGCCGACTGATCCCCGGCGGCGGCGCGCTTCCCGCGGGCACACCGGCGACCGGTGTGCCCGCGGCGTCCCCGCGCGCGGCCGCGCGCAGCACCCCGCCCGGCCCCCGGGCGCCGACTCCGGAAAGGACAGTGCCAGCAGTGTCAGCAACAGAACAGGTCGCCGCCGCCGTCGCGGACTGGACCCGGTCGCTGGGCGAGGACGGTGTCGTCACCGATCCCCAGGCCATCGCCCGGACCGTGGAGAACACCTCCCGGTTCCCCATCCGGCAGGTGGTGGCGGTCCTCACCCCGCGCACGACCGAACAGGTCCAGGCGCTCGTGCGCGCCGCCCGCGAGCACCGGGTACCGCTCTACCCGTACAGCACCGGGCGGAACTGGGGGATGGGCTCCAAGATGCCGGTCCGGGACGGCTGCGCGCTGGTCGACCTCGGCCGGCTGGACGCCATCCGCGAGGTGGACGAGCGCTACCACTACGCGGTCGTCGAGCCGGGCGTCACCCAGCGCCGGCTGAGCGCGTACCTCCGGGAGCGCGGGCTGCGGCTCCAGCTCAACGTCACCGGCTCCACCCCCGACTCCAGCGTGGTGGGCAACCTGGTGGAGCGGGGGACGGGCTTCCGTAACCACCGCACCGAGGACCTGCGCGGCGCCGAGGTGGTGCTGGGCACCGGGGAGTTGCTGCGCACCGGCTTCTGGGCCGAGGCCAAGCAGCCGCGCGAGACGCACCACTACCGGTACGGCATCGGACCGCACCTGGACGGGCTGTTCACCCAGTCCGGGCTGGGGCTGATGACCGCGGCCGTGGTGAATCTGATCCCGGTCCAGGAGGAGACCCGGATGCTCATGTTCTCCTTCGCGGAGACCGAGCTGTCCCGGATCGTGGACCGGATCTCCGGGCTCTACAAGGACGGCACGCTGCGCTGGATCACGCATGTCTTCAACGACAAGCGCATCCTCACCATGACCAGCGAGGAGCGGGTGGCGACGTGGACCGGCATCGGCGCGGTCGACGGCAGCCTGGCGCAGGTGGAGTTCACCAGCGGGCAGATCCGCGCGGCGCTGGAGGAGTGCGGGGCGCGGGTCGCCTTCGTGGACCGTGAGGCGGCGTTCGCGGAGGACGCCGATCCGATGGTGCGCGGGATGTACCGGCTGCACACCGGCGAGCCCGACACGGTCTTCATGGAGGGGCTCTACCACACCCTGGGTAGCGAGTCCGGGATCGAGGGGGAGGTCACCGAGCTGGACGAGCTGGACCACTCCCGTTTCGGGATGCTGGCCTGCCTGCCGATCTTCCCGCTGGAGGGCGAGCAGGTGACCGAGGCGGTGGGCATCGTGGAGCGGGTCTGCGCGCGCCACGGCCTGGTGGCCGCGGTGGCGCTCAACCCGATCGACTCCACCTGTGCCGAGTCGGTGATCAACGTCTACTTCGACCGGACCGACGAGGAGGCGGTGGGGCGCGCCCAGCGGTGCGTCCGCACCCTCCACCGCGAGCTGTACGAGGCGGGCTTCCGCTTCTATCGGGTGGACATCGAGAACATGGGCCAGCTGGCGGAGCTGGACCCGGAGCTGTGGGCCGGAGCCGATGCGCTGAAGGCGGCCTTCGACCCCGACCACATCATCGCCCCGGGCCGCTACAGCCGGCTGTGAGGGCAGGCGGCCACGGCCGGTGCCGGGCCGGCCAGCGCCGGCCCGGCACCGTCCGCCCCGGGCATCATCACCACGGCGAGGATCACCATGCCGCCGCCACCCCCGCGGTGGCGGCGGCTGGCCACGGCCTCGAAGGCCGCCCTCTGTAAGCCGTCCAGGCCGAGCGCCTTGGCGAGCAGCCGGATGGTCTCCTTGCGTGGACGGTTGACGCGTCCGTGCTCCAGGTCCCTGATGGCCCGGACGCTGAGGGTGGAGAAGTCGGCGAGCTCCTTCTGGGTCATACCGATCTGGAGCCGGAAGTCGCGGAGAACGTCGGAGAATCGTGCGGTGGGCGCGGAAACACTCACGGTAGGCCTTTCCCGGTCGCCGCCGAGGCCCACGGTGTCGCCGAGGGCTCGGCCAGGGCTGCTGCCCCGCTCCGGCGCCCCGGGCCGGGTCGGAGTTGGAGCAGCCGGGTGGGGCGCCGAAATACAGACCCGAAACAGTATTCGTTATGACTGAACTCCGTTCGGAAGCTACGGAGTCACATCCCAACTGTCAAGGTTTGTATCACCGTTGGCCCGGAAGAGGCGTAGACCTGTCTTCATCCTGCCAGTCGGGCACCACAGCCGCGGGGTGCGCCCAGGTCGCGGGAGAGTGCGCGCGCGGTATCCCGCACGGCCACCGCGAGGCGCTGCCGGCTCTCCTCCGCCAAGAGTCGCTCCCGGGGGCCGACCAGCCCGATCGCCCCGGCCGCCGCGCCCGAGCGGTCGAAGACCGGGGCGGCGATGCCCGCCTCGCCCAGCGCCGACTCCTGGTCCTCCACGGCGTAGCCGGTGGCCCGGGCGACGTCCAGCTGGGTGGCCAGCTCGGCGGGGTCGGTGGGGCCGGCGCCGGCGGGGCGGGTCCGCGCCGCGGCCAGCAGCCGCTCCCGCTCCGGGCAGGGGGCGAAGGCGGCGATCGCCTTGCCGAGGGCGCACGCCGGCCAGGGGAGGGAGGACCCGGCCTCCGGCAGTTGGAGGGCGCCGGTCGGGCGCAGCGCGTGGTGCACCACCAGCACCCGCTCCCCGGTGAGCACGCCCACCCACACCGCCTCGCCGGTCTGCGCGGCCAGCGCCTCCGCCCACACCACCGATCTGGTCCGCAGCGTCTGCGTCTCCAGGTAGGCGTTGCCCAGGAAGACCAGCTCCGGCCCGAGCTGGTACTTGCTGGTCTCGGCGTCCCGCTCCACCAGGCCCTCCGCCTCCAGTGTGCGCAGCAGCGCGTGCACGGTCGGCTTCGCCGCGTCGACGCGGGCGGCGAGGTCGGTCACCCCCAGCCGGGGGCCGGCGCTCGCGAGCTCTCGCAGAATGCGCACCGCACGCTGGACGGACTGCACCGACTGGGTCATGTCTTGTCTCCTGTTCGGAGTTACTGAACGCGGCACATGAATGCGGCATCCCCCGTTCGTACGTACCCCACGGAAGTGGAGAGTACTGATGATCGTGACCAGGACACGACAGAAGAGAGTGAAGAGGGCGGTGGATCGGGGGCGCGGCCGGGAGCGGTCTGGTGGCGCGGCGCGCCGGGGCACGTGAAGCCCATGGCTGGACGGCGCATGCGACGCCTCCTGGGGCGCATGTGGCACGGCGGATGTGCGGAGCGTCGGCATGTGCGGCACGGGAGGCAGATGGGGCGCGCGCATGCGGCGCGGGGAGCCCGACCGAGGCGGCACATGCAAAAGTGGGCGTTCCCGACATATCGGGAACGCCCACTTTCTTCAGTGTGCGCCGCCAGGGACTCGAACCCCGGACCCGCTGATTAAGAGTCAGCTGCTCTAACCAACTGAGCTAGCGGCGCCTGCTGACAGAAGTAATACTACCTGGTCCTCGGGGGTGCCCCCGACCACCCCGGTCCCGGCCCCGGAAACCAGGCTCCCCGGGCGGCCCCGAGGCCGTGCGGCGGCGCCGCCGGGCCGGGGGAAGGGTCGTCGTCCCAAGAGAGGGGCCGCTCACAGGGTCAGCGAGAGCAGCACCGGGGCCGCCTCCCGGTTCAGGGTGTACGCCGCGTGTCGCAGCCGGTGCGCGTGCTCCACCGGCAGGGAGAGCGCCAGACAGCCGACCGACTCGCCCGCGGTGATCGGCACCGCGGCGCAGACCGTGCCCACCGCGTACTCCTGGAGGTCGAGCACGGGGACGGTGGCGGGCTGGTTGTCCAGCTTGTTGAAGAGGACCTTCTCGTTGGTGGTGGTGCGCGAGGTCAGCCGCACGGTCTTGTGGCGGGCGAGGTGATCGCGGCGGCCGTTGTGGTCGAGCTGAGTGAGCAGACACTTGCCCACCGCCATGGCGTGACCGGCCGAGCGGAAGTCGAACCACTCGTTGACCTTCGGCGTCCGCGGCCCGTCCGCGTACTGCATGATCTTGATCTCGCCGTCGACATAGCGGCTGACGTAGATCGCCGCACCAATGGAGTCGCGCAGGGAGTCCAGCGTCCGCTGGAGCTTGTTCTCGATGGCGGCCTGGCGGTCGGGGCCGCTGGTGCCGAGCAGGATGAGGGATTCGCCGACGACGTAGGCGCCGTCGGTCACCTGCTCCACATAGCCCTCCCGATGCAGCATCCGGAGCAGATGGGCGAGGTGTCCGACCGGCAGGCCGGTTTCACGGGCGATCTGGACGTCGGTCACACCGCCGCCGTGCCTGGAGACCGTCTCCAGGACGCGCAGCGCGTACTGCACCGAGTGGAACGGCGCGGTCGGCTCTGGCTTGAGCGCCACGGTTTCCCCCTACGAGGTTGTTACCGCTTGCCACAACGTCGTTGCTGCAGGTCACGACCCCGGGGCAGCCTTCACCCCGGTGCTGGGCACCTTCCCTGCGGAACGGCTGCCTATCACGGTAGCGGTCAACCGGGGCATCGGGAGCGGGTGTTGACGATATTGGGGGCGCGTTCCACCGTCGTCACCAGGAACGCGCTCCCATGGCATATGCCAACGTCATCCATCGACCGGCATGTCGGTTCAGAGCACCGCGCTCAGGAACTCCCGCGTACGCTCGTGCTCCGGCTCGCTGAAGATCCTTTCCGGGGGTCCGGACTCGATCACGCGGCCGGCGTCGAACATCAGAACCTCGTCCGAGATGTCCCGCGCGAAGCTCATCTCGTGGGTCACGCACACC
Coding sequences:
- a CDS encoding MOSC N-terminal beta barrel domain-containing protein, producing MVKVVDLISYPIKGCAGIPLTESLLTPAGLAYDRSFMVVSEDGVFRSQRREPLLAVVRPEISADGERLTLNAPGMTPLRIAVDSHSAPRAVEMFDKPYRGIDQGPDAAAWFSELLGAPSRLVRVPRDHGRVTDGWIPGTAGYADSGALLVLSRASMDELDRRLRAAGSPSLPMDRFRPNVVVDTRSADPVELAEPHWEDRARRVLAGNAELGYLKLAVRCAVTMVDQTRGVKAGPEPLRTLAHYRRTAAGGIVFGTKFSVVRPGKLAVGDEVTVTEWGASEA
- a CDS encoding tryptophan 7-halogenase, producing the protein MSTEEIKAHYDVVIMGGGPGGSTLGALLARDSDLSVAIIEKEEFPREHIGESFAHPLIPVLEESGALPKVLASDCWVQKYGGIFNWDPSGPSVALFDHANWAVDGIYRWAMHVNRSEFDKILLDHAKDTGVEVFEGVSVSSCTPREGGCDVLLKDGRQISAGYFVDASGRRNSIVAKKKRQWLSGYRNIAIWQHYTGGRFAQTLPGDWNVFREENLSPIGCFAFQDGWCWYIPVPKIIDGERKLTHSIGMVTLPEILKEPGKDFTDPEIFLRTVQQVPMLKDLIQDVTPVMSDRMLTATNYSMINDRFADFDERWVLLGDASYFVDPLFSSGVAFAAAQASATAALLRHTAESSLPEEDKRGLWRDYDTEWHGMAETFALSIDQWYHAIGKSHPDSVYWSSRGGADEAAANREQTFQALLNTAFTPDLLQVLSKGSRKVDDLEHEGPYMRAYGLAAAAEPDKEALISLAAGVEMRSSVGLDVPGFKAFIPPEPLEFPEEAKSAIATYWKDPVANGHLVSSPLAEPIACHRFFFTADPERVQIRSVEGRDGGAELWELLGEGPKPWRELTALLTDAQQRLARRLLRAGMLEAREAD
- a CDS encoding alpha/beta fold hydrolase, with protein sequence MAALPAAPLYGAALSYLVYHPPRRPHHKKPADLGLTSSDVVVPLNGDTGRGIHVWLCPGDPGRVVVMGHGLGLSKSASLAQAKLLNDAGYTVALFDHRNHGKSGADRACWSMSDRHTADVVAVVRHMRARPEHATARIAVYGFSISTFPSLYMLRKADECPVDAVVFDSGPAVDLRPLFRNFIAAGGLPVPRPLRTGSAGRTLEKVFSSVATAMLRVQWPPPVTGAYESTPMLFLTGERDSIIPAPAVRGLAERFPRAEVHELPDTEHLLGIKTHPKVYAETVLDFLQRTLKG
- a CDS encoding helix-turn-helix transcriptional regulator, which encodes MSVSAPTARFSDVLRDFRLQIGMTQKELADFSTLSVRAIRDLEHGRVNRPRKETIRLLAKALGLDGLQRAAFEAVASRRHRGGGGGMVILAVVMMPGADGAGPALAGPAPAVAACPHSRL
- a CDS encoding IclR family transcriptional regulator, giving the protein MTQSVQSVQRAVRILRELASAGPRLGVTDLAARVDAAKPTVHALLRTLEAEGLVERDAETSKYQLGPELVFLGNAYLETQTLRTRSVVWAEALAAQTGEAVWVGVLTGERVLVVHHALRPTGALQLPEAGSSLPWPACALGKAIAAFAPCPERERLLAAARTRPAGAGPTDPAELATQLDVARATGYAVEDQESALGEAGIAAPVFDRSGAAAGAIGLVGPRERLLAEESRQRLAVAVRDTARALSRDLGAPRGCGARLAG
- a CDS encoding IclR family transcriptional regulator C-terminal domain-containing protein, translating into MALKPEPTAPFHSVQYALRVLETVSRHGGGVTDVQIARETGLPVGHLAHLLRMLHREGYVEQVTDGAYVVGESLILLGTSGPDRQAAIENKLQRTLDSLRDSIGAAIYVSRYVDGEIKIMQYADGPRTPKVNEWFDFRSAGHAMAVGKCLLTQLDHNGRRDHLARHKTVRLTSRTTTNEKVLFNKLDNQPATVPVLDLQEYAVGTVCAAVPITAGESVGCLALSLPVEHAHRLRHAAYTLNREAAPVLLSLTL
- a CDS encoding FAD-binding oxidoreductase, translating into MSATEQVAAAVADWTRSLGEDGVVTDPQAIARTVENTSRFPIRQVVAVLTPRTTEQVQALVRAAREHRVPLYPYSTGRNWGMGSKMPVRDGCALVDLGRLDAIREVDERYHYAVVEPGVTQRRLSAYLRERGLRLQLNVTGSTPDSSVVGNLVERGTGFRNHRTEDLRGAEVVLGTGELLRTGFWAEAKQPRETHHYRYGIGPHLDGLFTQSGLGLMTAAVVNLIPVQEETRMLMFSFAETELSRIVDRISGLYKDGTLRWITHVFNDKRILTMTSEERVATWTGIGAVDGSLAQVEFTSGQIRAALEECGARVAFVDREAAFAEDADPMVRGMYRLHTGEPDTVFMEGLYHTLGSESGIEGEVTELDELDHSRFGMLACLPIFPLEGEQVTEAVGIVERVCARHGLVAAVALNPIDSTCAESVINVYFDRTDEEAVGRAQRCVRTLHRELYEAGFRFYRVDIENMGQLAELDPELWAGADALKAAFDPDHIIAPGRYSRL
- a CDS encoding cation:proton antiporter, translating into MDSHLIVTLLLDLALIVVLARVFGAAARRLKQPAVIGEVFAGILVGPTLFDGWIADNLFPAEARPFLSALAQVGVAVFMFVVGLEVDRTLLRNRGRIAASVSLTSIALPFSLGLLLALYLVDRHQSPDDLGFVLFMGAAMSITAFPVLARILTDRGLHRTALGGLALACATIDDVLAWSLLAVVVTVIGADAEQWRILLVLPYVAAMVTVVPPLLRRLMARGKPGTGEEHARARVLAVALAGLLASAAATEWMGLHFIFGAFLFGAVIPRDSFEWAHRAVVEGLGQISTVLLLPVFFVVAGLKVDLSGLDAGRLGELALILLVAIGGKFCGAYLAARAHGVAQRQAAALGALMNTRGLTELIILSVGLQLGVLDQSLYSLMVVMAVVTTAMAGPLLQAIYPDRLVQRELDVLSRPSRRERREARAERAAR